The Coleofasciculaceae cyanobacterium genome has a segment encoding these proteins:
- a CDS encoding DUF3102 domain-containing protein, translated as MNLPNLAENLSFESSHKQMLNITDQYNFNYEILDRQTQISVKQKTSEIKGLIRQTAKDILKVGQKLSEVKQQLRHGEFRNWLKTEFNWSISSATKFMQVSEQFKNVNFTHFNFAASALYVLAAPSTPESARKYALQLAAEGENITYSLAKLVVKHHKELAKIDTYLPNQLNSSNITHLNTQELDTQEILSEVDVIQKNVARNFDKSVRIIAIKQESPKYIEDRIQDFEIIYAGNCIAVEGSPKNLTILFKKMQDNPQFAEDIFRQAELLSE; from the coding sequence TTGAATTTGCCAAACTTAGCAGAAAATTTAAGCTTTGAGTCATCTCACAAGCAAATGTTGAATATTACTGACCAGTATAACTTTAACTACGAAATTCTTGATCGTCAAACACAGATTAGCGTTAAACAAAAAACCTCTGAGATTAAAGGCTTAATTCGTCAAACAGCAAAAGACATTTTAAAGGTGGGGCAAAAGCTATCTGAAGTCAAACAACAACTAAGACATGGGGAGTTTAGAAATTGGCTGAAAACAGAATTCAATTGGAGCATTTCTTCAGCAACAAAATTTATGCAGGTAAGCGAACAATTCAAAAACGTAAATTTTACGCATTTTAATTTTGCTGCTTCTGCACTCTATGTTTTAGCTGCTCCTTCAACGCCTGAAAGTGCTAGAAAATATGCCTTGCAACTTGCTGCTGAGGGAGAAAATATTACTTATTCTCTAGCTAAATTAGTTGTCAAACATCACAAAGAATTAGCTAAGATAGATACTTATCTACCAAACCAATTGAATTCGAGTAATATAACGCACTTGAATACTCAAGAATTGGATACTCAAGAAATATTGTCAGAAGTTGATGTTATTCAAAAAAATGTTGCTAGAAACTTTGACAAAAGCGTCCGAATTATTGCAATTAAACAAGAAAGTCCAAAATACATTGAAGACAGAATTCAGGACTTTGAGATTATCTATGCTGGTAATTGTATTGCAGTAGAGGGCAGCCCTAAAAACTTGACGATTTTATTCAAGAAAATGCAAGATAATCCTCAGTTTGCTGAAGATATTTTCAGGCAAGCTGAATTGTTATCTGAATAG
- a CDS encoding dynamin family protein, which translates to MTTEINSKFEQVCERLKQLGNGVADLAQDHADILDSSDVQKSLLEFRQAYEESVTRLENPHFTIATIGTTSSGKSTIVNALIGCKIAPIEAGEMSGGILTIKHSQEFKSCF; encoded by the coding sequence ATGACGACAGAAATTAACAGTAAATTTGAGCAAGTTTGCGAGCGCTTGAAACAATTAGGTAATGGCGTTGCTGATTTGGCTCAAGATCATGCAGATATTTTAGATAGTTCTGATGTTCAAAAGTCTTTATTAGAATTTCGACAGGCTTATGAAGAATCGGTAACTAGGTTGGAAAATCCTCATTTTACGATTGCGACTATTGGCACAACTTCTTCAGGAAAATCAACGATTGTTAATGCGTTAATTGGGTGTAAAATCGCCCCCATCGAAGCAGGAGAAATGAGTGGGGGTATATTAACTATTAAGCATTCCCAGGAGTTTAAAAGTTGCTTCTAA
- a CDS encoding sulfotransferase family 2 domain-containing protein, giving the protein MEKLNAMEKPVIIFLHIPKTAGTTLRYIIQYQFPPSAICELYGSSGPHAQRIDKLKNLSESQRKKIKIINTHLGFGLHNFLQQPYTYITFLREPVSRVISMYYYYQKTKNPEFLDLSLKEFVQTYPGVQNGMTKNFAGIVLQSQLSDHNKSQKLCCDRESLDIAQRNIHKYFKFIGLSERFDESLLLLQKILGWKIPFYDKSNISRKPKDIDQDTLRLIENLNEFDLQLYEYAKAIFEELIERQEVSFNRELKEFQQANISSPNKLYYRANTIYNRAVNRIYKELNQRKVL; this is encoded by the coding sequence ATGGAAAAGCTAAATGCTATGGAAAAACCAGTAATTATTTTTCTGCATATTCCCAAAACCGCAGGAACTACATTAAGATACATCATTCAATATCAGTTTCCACCGAGTGCCATTTGTGAACTTTACGGTTCTTCAGGACCTCATGCTCAACGTATTGATAAACTTAAGAATTTATCTGAGTCCCAAAGAAAAAAAATTAAGATTATTAACACCCATTTAGGCTTTGGCTTACATAATTTTTTACAGCAGCCTTATACATATATCACGTTTTTACGTGAGCCAGTTAGTCGGGTAATTTCGATGTATTATTACTATCAAAAAACTAAAAATCCCGAATTTTTAGATCTATCGCTTAAAGAGTTTGTTCAAACATATCCTGGGGTGCAAAATGGCATGACTAAGAACTTTGCTGGAATAGTTTTGCAAAGTCAATTATCAGACCACAATAAAAGCCAAAAACTTTGTTGTGACCGGGAAAGTCTAGACATTGCTCAAAGAAATATTCACAAGTATTTTAAATTTATTGGTCTTTCAGAAAGATTTGATGAAAGCTTGCTCCTTTTGCAGAAAATTTTGGGCTGGAAAATTCCTTTTTATGATAAAAGTAATATTTCTAGAAAACCAAAAGATATTGACCAAGATACCTTGAGATTAATTGAAAATCTCAATGAATTTGACCTACAGCTATATGAATATGCCAAAGCCATTTTTGAAGAGCTTATTGAGAGACAAGAGGTTTCTTTTAATCGAGAACTTAAAGAATTTCAACAAGCAAATATATCCAGCCCTAATAAACTTTATTACCGAGCAAATACTATTTATAATCGAGCCGTAAATAGAATTTATAAAGAATTAAATCAAAGAAAGGTATTATAA
- a CDS encoding O-antigen ligase family protein produces MHQILNKQNHFQSHPPPEKLFTGIFIRWSCLTTTEKVVCANIVLLPVWWLVGITNYLLLSLALGIVVYERWRYGKLSLKRPSWAVIALFAFYAYESIDALFVFLDAYPSIDIPSDSVVSLNNVIKSVFQFSIPLLVWYIQSNNTRVRLEVVAWACSVSVIQMLLGWLIFQFAFPGWIDNPPRNLYAILTGKSNFTPGDVEGWTNYLAFYDEDRVRFFFGHYQAAAAYLGFVSLIAIDLKNRVWSCLLVAICIFLLILIGSRSVWLALPVALSIRLFSTLVKWRLTALVFAFLAIFSFATLSLTPVTEMIFATFTDTASTVADARAGSTEARSKVYQATLEKIPEKPFFGHKVEGPPARSGPSVFVFNPPRIGSHSFILGDLFYKKGLLGVGIFMAFWASLFFWFYETRSERPMCWFPILALFSLQSAVTIIQFSMIICTLMCMLLHQPSQTKPKTYRGILRAY; encoded by the coding sequence ATGCATCAAATTTTAAATAAACAGAATCATTTCCAGTCCCACCCACCCCCCGAAAAGCTATTTACGGGGATTTTTATACGCTGGAGTTGCTTAACAACAACCGAAAAAGTGGTTTGCGCTAATATCGTCTTGTTGCCAGTCTGGTGGTTAGTGGGTATTACTAACTACTTACTTTTATCTCTAGCGTTAGGAATTGTAGTTTATGAACGGTGGCGTTACGGCAAACTTAGCTTAAAACGACCTAGCTGGGCAGTAATTGCTTTATTTGCGTTTTATGCTTACGAAAGTATAGATGCATTATTCGTCTTTTTGGATGCTTACCCATCAATAGATATACCTTCAGATTCAGTTGTTAGTCTTAATAACGTAATTAAATCAGTTTTTCAGTTTTCAATTCCTTTGTTAGTTTGGTATATCCAGAGTAACAATACTAGAGTTCGCCTGGAAGTAGTTGCCTGGGCCTGCTCGGTTAGCGTGATTCAGATGCTATTGGGCTGGCTGATTTTTCAATTTGCCTTTCCAGGATGGATTGACAATCCACCACGCAATCTTTATGCCATATTGACAGGCAAAAGCAACTTTACCCCAGGAGATGTTGAAGGTTGGACAAACTATCTAGCGTTCTATGATGAGGATCGGGTTAGATTTTTCTTTGGTCACTACCAAGCAGCAGCGGCATACTTAGGTTTTGTAAGTCTAATCGCTATAGATCTCAAAAATCGTGTTTGGTCATGCCTACTAGTAGCAATCTGTATCTTTCTACTAATTTTGATTGGTTCTCGCTCAGTTTGGCTAGCTTTACCTGTGGCGTTATCAATCCGCTTGTTCTCAACTTTGGTTAAATGGCGATTGACTGCACTAGTATTCGCTTTCTTAGCCATCTTTAGTTTTGCTACTTTATCCCTTACCCCCGTTACGGAGATGATTTTCGCTACCTTCACGGATACGGCATCAACAGTCGCCGATGCGCGAGCTGGTTCGACTGAAGCACGCTCCAAAGTTTATCAGGCAACTTTAGAAAAGATTCCCGAAAAGCCATTTTTTGGTCATAAAGTGGAAGGACCACCAGCTAGAAGCGGACCAAGCGTTTTTGTCTTCAACCCACCTCGAATCGGTTCTCACAGCTTTATTCTCGGAGATCTTTTCTACAAAAAGGGTTTGCTGGGTGTGGGTATATTTATGGCTTTTTGGGCATCCCTGTTCTTTTGGTTCTATGAGACTCGCAGCGAGAGACCGATGTGCTGGTTTCCTATTCTGGCTCTTTTTAGCCTTCAGTCAGCCGTGACTATTATCCAATTCTCAATGATTATCTGTACGCTAATGTGTATGCTACTTCATCAACCGAGTCAAACCAAACCAAAGACTTATCGAGGAATACTTAGGGCTTACTGA
- a CDS encoding glycosyltransferase family 4 protein, which produces MRKLIIFPSSCAALGGITVSLGLMIKGFEQCGLSDQLCVLVQSGSLMEDYLQHLGYGYCLQSIPAPNRQFFKLANRWVNQKPNDWPLLLDNCFSCSHLLPSIALAIPALCWSSRPVFHFFHDLASSYNPLGNLARRFIFACLSPNAICNSYFTAKHINQAFTAKIEGILYQPVNITDFSDSPTTNSPTLGLQPILASGAKIMFTPSRITEPGHINDKNLRGLILVLAQLKHLGHHYHGVIIGQDYSPNKLHTSTLLELAEQLGVAERLTILPPTFAIKDYYQYADVVVTLAPREPFGRTVVEAIACGVPVVGSKTGGIGEILDNFASQWTVDPDNPMAVAQTIIRVAEDANTSLVLAQGQKWVESHCSPAKYAQKIVEIVNLNSPIANQKQTISTLVTKR; this is translated from the coding sequence ATGCGTAAGCTGATAATTTTTCCATCGTCTTGTGCCGCTCTAGGCGGTATAACAGTTTCTTTAGGTTTAATGATCAAGGGATTTGAGCAGTGCGGCTTATCTGACCAGTTGTGTGTCCTCGTACAGTCTGGTTCACTCATGGAGGATTATCTACAGCACTTGGGTTATGGTTACTGTTTACAGTCAATCCCAGCACCGAATCGTCAGTTTTTTAAGCTGGCCAATCGTTGGGTTAATCAAAAACCCAACGATTGGCCTTTATTATTAGATAATTGTTTTTCCTGTAGTCATCTCTTACCTAGCATTGCCCTAGCAATACCTGCCCTGTGCTGGAGTTCGCGCCCCGTCTTTCATTTTTTCCACGATCTCGCCTCTTCTTACAATCCTCTTGGTAATTTAGCGAGAAGATTTATTTTTGCTTGTCTTTCCCCTAATGCTATCTGTAATTCTTACTTCACGGCTAAACATATTAATCAGGCCTTTACTGCCAAAATTGAAGGGATTCTCTATCAACCAGTAAATATTACAGACTTTAGCGATAGCCCCACTACTAATTCTCCCACACTAGGGTTGCAGCCAATTCTGGCTTCTGGGGCGAAAATCATGTTTACCCCATCTCGGATCACCGAGCCAGGACATATCAATGACAAGAATCTGCGAGGATTGATTTTAGTCTTAGCCCAGCTGAAACATTTAGGACACCACTACCACGGAGTCATTATCGGACAGGACTATTCTCCTAATAAGCTGCATACCAGCACCTTGCTGGAGTTAGCAGAACAATTAGGTGTCGCGGAACGATTGACAATTTTGCCTCCTACTTTTGCGATCAAAGACTACTATCAATATGCCGACGTGGTGGTTACTCTTGCTCCTCGCGAGCCTTTTGGACGTACCGTGGTCGAAGCAATCGCCTGTGGAGTGCCAGTAGTTGGCAGCAAGACTGGCGGTATTGGCGAGATTTTGGACAACTTTGCGTCCCAGTGGACTGTTGACCCTGACAATCCGATGGCTGTGGCTCAAACCATTATTCGTGTTGCTGAGGATGCCAATACTTCCCTGGTTCTGGCTCAAGGTCAAAAATGGGTCGAGTCCCATTGTAGCCCTGCAAAGTATGCTCAAAAGATCGTGGAGATTGTCAATCTTAATTCTCCCATAGCTAATCAAAAGCAAACTATCAGCACATTAGTGACTAAAAGATGA
- a CDS encoding P-loop NTPase, which yields MNHNFNVIRRHRNPLLAINLMFLIATVFSATVLADYFSPPVWTAKAKFNVPNSGGNLNADLGTLGSIKDSSTGFSQELNPLEIQSTIITSDAVINEVWTNDPEKESFPGLESFKNLFTVEPLPQSTVISVETQGSSSELALARATNLVEVFQQRLNELRYSDADFRQEFAQEELKQAKDNLLKAEQELAEFRHLTGIVDSDAQTQQLVSSINELRTQLTLIQSEAEAGQTRAEIAANYFKTTPEKAIQSLNLAENQEYQEARQKLAQTEIELSDARGNYKDSSPQVQNLLFKREQLTQELEQKISKILPGVSRQEIDATLGNNGSTKRLDIIAESLASQTNSQGFQQQTIQIQNQIDKLTNELNNISANKTKLIELERKHDIAEGVYKGIVAQTNRAKIDNFNSYPNVQLIDGPILNAEPEEPSKKLILFGGLMASIFASVSLLLSLESAAPLLSPKDLMLLEIPVLFSIARLKQPYLNCNSTCEQQLKEAKSNEVNSRPLLNPALSSDLPPSKNLPLYKNGQVVDDWQDNDLTVIEFERLATTFHSLVLKNHRVMITSATAGEGKTTITLGLAIALRKLGFNVLVVDADLQRASLSRHFGVIPKQQKTDYTKIKPTINLSHGLNLMPAPAVPKEDIAQFFATGQFEQHLERVQAEGNYDYVLVDTPPISLTSEAMLMTPIIDNVLFVVRPGKSDRHSVMDSLEQLKLRKAQIKGLILNEVNSSSSNYRYGYHLKSQPALAAEILQ from the coding sequence ATGAATCATAATTTTAATGTTATTCGCAGACATCGTAATCCTTTGCTGGCGATCAATCTGATGTTTTTAATTGCAACAGTATTTTCAGCAACAGTATTAGCCGATTATTTTTCTCCTCCAGTATGGACGGCGAAGGCAAAGTTCAACGTACCTAATTCCGGAGGCAATCTAAATGCTGATTTAGGTACTTTAGGGAGTATCAAAGATAGTAGTACAGGTTTTTCTCAGGAATTAAACCCTTTAGAAATTCAATCTACCATCATTACCAGCGATGCTGTAATCAATGAAGTTTGGACAAACGATCCTGAAAAAGAAAGTTTTCCCGGGTTAGAAAGCTTCAAAAACCTGTTTACTGTCGAGCCACTGCCTCAATCGACAGTTATTTCTGTCGAAACTCAAGGTTCTAGTTCGGAATTGGCTTTAGCAAGAGCTACTAATTTAGTAGAAGTTTTTCAACAGCGTCTGAATGAATTGCGCTATTCGGATGCTGATTTTCGGCAAGAATTTGCTCAAGAAGAGCTTAAACAAGCTAAAGATAACCTGCTTAAAGCTGAACAAGAACTGGCTGAATTTCGACATCTTACAGGTATTGTCGATAGCGACGCTCAAACTCAACAGCTAGTCAGTTCCATTAATGAACTTAGAACCCAGCTGACTCTTATTCAATCTGAGGCGGAGGCTGGTCAAACTAGAGCAGAAATTGCCGCTAATTATTTTAAAACTACTCCCGAAAAAGCAATCCAATCGCTAAATTTAGCAGAAAATCAAGAATATCAAGAAGCAAGACAAAAGTTAGCTCAAACGGAAATTGAGTTATCTGATGCTCGCGGTAACTATAAAGACTCTAGTCCTCAAGTACAAAATCTTTTGTTTAAACGCGAACAACTGACCCAGGAACTAGAACAAAAAATCAGCAAGATACTTCCTGGTGTTAGTCGTCAGGAGATTGATGCCACCTTAGGTAACAACGGCTCGACCAAACGTCTGGATATAATTGCCGAGTCTCTAGCTTCTCAGACAAATAGTCAAGGATTCCAACAACAAACAATTCAAATTCAAAATCAGATTGATAAACTAACTAATGAACTTAATAATATTTCCGCCAACAAAACCAAGCTAATTGAACTAGAAAGAAAACACGACATTGCCGAGGGTGTCTATAAAGGAATTGTTGCTCAAACCAATCGAGCCAAAATTGATAATTTTAACAGTTATCCTAATGTGCAATTAATCGATGGACCGATTCTCAATGCAGAACCAGAAGAACCCAGTAAGAAACTGATTCTATTTGGCGGTTTAATGGCTTCAATATTTGCTAGCGTTAGTCTCTTATTGTCTTTGGAATCTGCTGCCCCTCTGCTAAGTCCTAAAGATTTGATGTTGTTAGAAATTCCAGTTTTGTTTAGTATTGCTCGTCTGAAACAGCCCTATTTGAACTGCAATAGCACTTGCGAGCAACAATTAAAGGAAGCAAAGAGTAATGAAGTAAATTCCCGTCCTCTTTTGAACCCTGCTCTTTCGTCTGATTTACCCCCATCAAAGAACTTGCCATTATATAAAAACGGCCAAGTAGTAGATGATTGGCAAGATAACGATTTGACAGTAATAGAGTTTGAGCGTCTGGCAACAACTTTTCATTCTTTAGTTTTAAAGAATCATCGTGTAATGATTACCAGTGCGACGGCTGGTGAAGGGAAAACTACGATCACTTTAGGACTAGCGATCGCTCTTAGAAAATTGGGTTTCAATGTCTTAGTTGTCGATGCCGACCTGCAAAGAGCTAGCCTGAGCAGACATTTTGGCGTCATCCCAAAACAACAAAAAACTGACTACACAAAAATCAAACCCACTATTAACCTCAGCCATGGACTAAATTTAATGCCAGCTCCAGCAGTACCCAAAGAGGATATAGCTCAATTTTTTGCCACGGGGCAGTTTGAACAACATCTCGAGCGAGTACAGGCAGAAGGTAATTACGATTATGTCCTGGTGGATACTCCCCCTATTAGTTTAACTAGTGAAGCGATGTTGATGACTCCGATAATCGACAACGTACTGTTTGTTGTCAGACCAGGAAAAAGCGATCGCCATTCAGTGATGGATAGTTTGGAACAGCTCAAATTACGCAAAGCGCAAATCAAAGGCTTGATTTTAAATGAAGTTAATTCTTCTAGTAGCAATTATCGCTACGGATATCACCTAAAATCACAACCAGCTCTTGCTGCCGAGATCTTGCAGTAG
- a CDS encoding glycosyltransferase — protein MIKSLQLAKPSLSQQNPLVSVIIGNYNYGYFLAEAIESVLQQTYRHFELIVVDDGSTDNSREVIESYQELIAIFQPNSGQGEAFNVGITKAQGEIICFLDADDYYHPDKLRKIVSAFCTHPRWVQISHGRIAVDRDGTPIGKGSKTHNQGDVSHLLLRWGRYAMSITSALAYRRQILEQVLPIPTTRNEAADTYLTAAVPFYGEVGCIDEPLMFYRIHGNNLQARTDNIQFLLEQRESNANYINATAAKVGLRDRFDLERDADYRSLKAVQQGTFSFIEMIQVIWLSWRESRAIKRSSRDILERLLRRGLCVLIPSEGKAILRLGLRGYFRRRLTRVGQRFTSVATK, from the coding sequence ATGATAAAATCACTTCAACTGGCTAAGCCTAGCTTGAGCCAGCAAAACCCTTTGGTTAGCGTAATTATTGGTAATTACAACTATGGTTATTTTCTAGCTGAAGCGATAGAGAGCGTTTTACAACAAACCTATCGCCATTTTGAATTGATTGTTGTTGATGATGGATCGACTGATAATTCACGAGAAGTTATTGAATCTTATCAGGAATTAATTGCAATCTTTCAGCCCAATAGTGGTCAGGGTGAAGCTTTTAACGTCGGAATTACTAAAGCTCAAGGAGAAATTATTTGTTTTCTTGATGCTGACGACTATTATCATCCTGATAAATTGAGGAAAATCGTTAGCGCTTTTTGCACCCATCCCCGATGGGTGCAAATATCTCATGGGAGGATTGCAGTAGATCGCGACGGCACTCCTATTGGCAAGGGTTCTAAAACGCATAATCAAGGAGATGTTAGCCACTTACTATTGCGATGGGGTAGATATGCCATGAGTATAACTTCAGCATTAGCTTATCGTCGTCAAATTTTAGAACAAGTTTTGCCGATTCCCACGACGAGAAACGAGGCTGCCGATACATATCTGACGGCAGCAGTACCTTTTTATGGTGAAGTCGGCTGTATTGATGAACCGCTAATGTTTTATCGCATACATGGTAATAACTTACAGGCACGTACTGATAACATTCAATTTTTGCTCGAACAGCGTGAATCAAATGCTAATTATATCAATGCAACGGCAGCAAAAGTGGGATTGCGCGATCGCTTTGACCTAGAGCGAGACGCAGACTATCGCAGCCTAAAAGCAGTCCAACAAGGGACTTTCTCTTTCATCGAAATGATCCAGGTGATTTGGCTCTCGTGGCGAGAAAGCAGAGCGATTAAACGTAGCTCTAGAGATATTTTAGAAAGACTATTAAGACGTGGTCTTTGTGTCTTGATACCCTCAGAAGGAAAAGCGATCTTGCGTCTTGGATTGCGGGGTTATTTTCGTAGACGACTAACTCGTGTAGGACAACGATTTACTTCAGTCGCAACTAAATAA
- a CDS encoding Hsp20/alpha crystallin family protein has protein sequence MNRLFNNITLRTTDGLTSDFVPAAEMSETPEEIHLKLEVTGMDAKDIDIEVSAEAVSIAGERRSETKTEAKGMTRSEFSYGSFRRVIPLPTRVENNNVKAEYKDGILNLTIPKAESEKDKVVKVNIG, from the coding sequence ATGAACCGTTTGTTTAACAATATAACATTAAGGACTACAGACGGATTAACCTCAGATTTTGTCCCTGCTGCCGAAATGTCAGAAACTCCTGAAGAAATCCATCTCAAACTAGAAGTTACAGGGATGGATGCCAAAGACATCGATATTGAAGTTTCGGCGGAAGCTGTCTCGATCGCTGGAGAACGAAGATCGGAAACTAAAACCGAAGCAAAAGGTATGACCAGGAGCGAATTTAGCTATGGTAGCTTCCGTCGTGTCATTCCTTTACCTACTCGCGTAGAAAATAATAACGTCAAAGCTGAATACAAAGACGGGATTCTCAATCTGACTATACCCAAAGCCGAATCAGAAAAAGATAAAGTCGTCAAAGTCAATATAGGCTGA
- a CDS encoding glycosyltransferase, with protein sequence MKPIGIYLRTFPRISEAFVIEQGNHLHQYEPTFVTNTLLKSTSLPHIALSQDDKFKLRQINYLLTQNPDLFRNHWSNFNNLSLIHAHFGPNGVYAMPLAEKLKIPLVVTFHGYDITLTRKAIWRTGKLLYYQFLFHEQELKRKASVFIAVSKFIQHKLIEQGYPQEKIIQHYIGVDTFKFSPVPQQDDKRYILCVGRHTEKKGIATLLRAFARIAAKHPDVKLLQVGHGSLTGKLQTLAKQLGIDRRVRFLGAQPHEKVLQLMQQAEIFALPSQTAKSGECEGLPIVILEASACAVPVVSTYHSGIPEAVIDGETGFLVSEKDDECLAQKLDILLSDRPLGKKMGQQGRELINESFDIRKQTAKLEEIYDSLMP encoded by the coding sequence ATGAAACCCATCGGTATTTATCTCAGAACTTTTCCGCGTATTTCTGAGGCTTTTGTAATCGAGCAAGGTAATCATTTGCATCAATACGAACCAACATTTGTCACTAATACTCTTTTAAAGTCAACATCCTTACCCCACATTGCTCTCAGCCAAGATGACAAATTTAAGCTCAGGCAAATAAATTATCTCTTGACTCAAAATCCTGACCTGTTTAGAAATCATTGGTCTAATTTTAATAATTTAAGTTTGATTCATGCCCATTTTGGTCCTAATGGAGTTTATGCTATGCCCCTGGCTGAGAAGCTGAAAATTCCTTTGGTAGTAACTTTTCATGGTTATGATATTACTCTGACCCGTAAAGCTATTTGGCGTACGGGAAAGCTACTGTATTATCAGTTTCTTTTTCATGAACAAGAGCTAAAAAGAAAGGCTTCAGTCTTTATTGCCGTTTCCAAGTTTATTCAGCACAAACTTATTGAGCAGGGCTATCCTCAAGAAAAAATTATTCAGCACTATATTGGTGTAGATACTTTCAAGTTCTCTCCTGTTCCTCAACAAGATGATAAACGATACATTCTTTGTGTAGGTAGACATACAGAGAAAAAAGGCATTGCTACACTGTTGCGTGCTTTTGCCCGCATTGCTGCCAAACATCCTGATGTCAAGTTGCTTCAGGTAGGACACGGATCTTTAACAGGGAAATTACAAACATTAGCTAAACAGCTTGGTATCGATCGCCGTGTCCGTTTTTTAGGAGCGCAGCCTCACGAGAAGGTACTGCAACTAATGCAGCAAGCAGAAATCTTTGCTCTCCCCAGTCAAACAGCTAAAAGTGGTGAATGCGAGGGTTTACCGATTGTAATTCTCGAAGCCTCTGCTTGTGCCGTGCCAGTGGTTTCCACCTATCATAGTGGCATTCCTGAAGCCGTCATCGATGGCGAGACAGGTTTTTTAGTATCAGAAAAAGACGATGAGTGTTTGGCCCAAAAGCTAGATATTCTATTGAGCGATCGCCCCTTGGGCAAAAAGATGGGACAGCAGGGAAGGGAGTTAATTAATGAGAGCTTCGATATTCGCAAGCAAACTGCCAAATTAGAAGAAATATATGATTCTTTAATGCCCTAA
- a CDS encoding transposase, whose protein sequence is MGISQASYLRYYFGKFRNSRQPIDLLSDRTAITLAEWLKEHPGVEIISRDRAKTYKEGASRGCPEAIQVADRFHLLQNLAQMLEVVLNQHRTLLKNVEDETNNCPIIESEKVVAQPIQPPPNPVEALKLAEVRREQRKEKYDQLWALHKQGFTGRAIARQLGIGRSSVFRYLRSPTFPERKGKSDKGRSKVSPYNEISFRKMEFWLS, encoded by the coding sequence TTGGGCATATCGCAAGCGTCATACCTACGGTACTATTTTGGTAAATTTAGAAACTCTCGTCAACCAATAGATTTACTTTCCGACCGCACAGCTATAACTTTAGCTGAGTGGTTAAAAGAACATCCTGGAGTAGAAATCATTTCTAGAGATCGAGCAAAGACTTATAAAGAAGGAGCATCAAGAGGATGTCCAGAAGCCATTCAGGTGGCAGACCGCTTTCACTTACTACAAAATCTAGCCCAGATGTTAGAAGTAGTATTAAACCAACATCGAACACTGCTTAAAAATGTGGAAGATGAGACCAATAATTGTCCGATTATTGAATCTGAAAAAGTTGTAGCTCAACCTATTCAACCTCCTCCGAATCCTGTAGAGGCTCTCAAACTTGCCGAAGTAAGACGGGAGCAAAGAAAAGAAAAATACGACCAGCTATGGGCTTTACACAAACAAGGTTTCACAGGAAGAGCTATTGCTCGTCAACTGGGAATTGGCAGAAGTAGTGTATTTCGCTATCTTCGCAGTCCAACGTTCCCTGAAAGGAAAGGAAAAAGTGATAAGGGGCGCAGTAAAGTTTCTCCTTATAATGAAATATCTTTTAGAAAGATGGAATTCTGGCTTTCATGA